From a single Rhodococcus qingshengii JCM 15477 genomic region:
- a CDS encoding alpha/beta fold hydrolase has product MTLSHDISGSGPTLVLVHGIVHRRQAWDSLLDQLTPYRRVVTVDLPGHGESLLPELGPDVMGQLIDDVSEFVKEVTPAGERAHVAGNSLGGWIALSLAARGDVASATALSPAGFFVNHLDQVRAINTFRALRGTAKLMGDGLPRALRYKLIRYPALAAFFAHPSHVGYAAALADCRSLVSNELVDLGLEMDFVLPPIVDPTVPVTVAWGRRDLILPVYQAQRVKKPFPQAKLMVLPGLGHVPMTDAPELISSILLAGSEPFGSRAKSVSAAG; this is encoded by the coding sequence ATGACCTTGTCGCATGACATCTCCGGTAGTGGTCCCACGCTTGTGCTCGTCCATGGCATCGTCCATCGACGGCAGGCGTGGGATTCGCTTTTGGACCAGCTGACGCCGTACCGCCGCGTCGTCACCGTCGACCTGCCGGGTCACGGAGAGTCGCTGCTGCCCGAACTCGGTCCGGACGTCATGGGACAGCTGATCGACGATGTCAGTGAGTTCGTCAAGGAAGTGACGCCGGCGGGGGAGCGTGCCCACGTCGCGGGAAACTCCCTCGGCGGCTGGATTGCCCTCTCGCTGGCAGCGCGCGGCGATGTCGCGTCGGCGACAGCTCTTTCGCCGGCCGGGTTCTTTGTCAATCACCTCGATCAGGTGCGAGCGATCAACACGTTCCGTGCACTGCGCGGCACAGCCAAGCTCATGGGTGACGGATTGCCACGCGCATTGCGGTACAAGCTGATTCGCTATCCGGCGCTCGCCGCGTTCTTCGCTCATCCGAGTCATGTCGGTTATGCAGCGGCGTTGGCCGACTGCCGTTCGCTCGTGTCGAACGAACTCGTCGATCTCGGTCTCGAGATGGACTTCGTGCTGCCGCCCATCGTGGATCCCACTGTGCCGGTGACGGTTGCGTGGGGTCGACGCGATCTCATCCTGCCCGTGTATCAGGCGCAGCGCGTGAAAAAGCCGTTCCCGCAGGCAAAGTTGATGGTTCTGCCCGGCCTTGGGCACGTACCGATGACAGATGCCCCCGAGCTGATCAGTTCGATCCTGCTGGCAGGAAGCGAACCGTTCGGCTCGAGGGCAAAATCCGTGAGTGCTGCAGGCTAG
- a CDS encoding ferritin, with translation MTSGETHMTKFHALLRDQIRNEFNASHQYIATAVYFDNADLPQLAKHFYKQAVEERNHAMMIVQYFLDRDINVELTGVDAAKADFKDAREPIALALTQEKTVTEQIVQLASTAREEGDYLGEQFMQWFLKEQVEEVASMTTLLTIADRAGANLFDLEDFVSREMSTVGDTTGAPSAAGGTI, from the coding sequence ATGACTTCTGGGGAGACTCACATGACCAAATTCCACGCACTACTCCGAGACCAGATTCGCAACGAGTTCAACGCTTCGCATCAGTACATCGCGACAGCGGTTTACTTCGACAATGCGGATCTGCCACAGCTGGCAAAGCACTTCTACAAGCAGGCTGTGGAAGAGCGTAACCACGCAATGATGATCGTTCAGTATTTCCTCGATCGCGACATCAATGTCGAACTCACCGGCGTCGACGCCGCGAAGGCCGACTTCAAGGATGCCCGCGAGCCCATCGCTCTCGCGCTGACGCAGGAGAAGACGGTCACCGAGCAGATCGTCCAGCTCGCGAGCACTGCCCGCGAAGAAGGCGACTACCTCGGCGAGCAGTTCATGCAGTGGTTCCTCAAGGAGCAGGTCGAGGAAGTTGCAAGCATGACAACACTTCTCACCATCGCGGACCGCGCAGGCGCCAACCTGTTCGACCTCGAAGACTTCGTGTCCCGCGAGATGAGCACCGTCGGTGACACCACCGGTGCACCGAGCGCAGCCGGCGGAACCATCTAG